In one Aeromicrobium erythreum genomic region, the following are encoded:
- a CDS encoding adenine phosphoribosyltransferase produces MDAATAIDACVRPVEDWPVQGVTFRDVTPLLAAPDAFGAVTAALADAVRELRPDAVVGVEARGFIFGAPLALELGVGFVPVRKEGKLPADTHRATYALEYGEATVEIHTDALAPGARVVVVDDVLATGGTLRAAAELVQTCGAQVVGNAVVLEIGALAGRERLADVPLVSLRRY; encoded by the coding sequence GTGGACGCCGCTACGGCGATCGACGCCTGCGTCCGGCCGGTCGAGGACTGGCCGGTGCAGGGCGTCACCTTCCGCGACGTCACGCCGCTGCTCGCCGCCCCGGACGCGTTCGGGGCGGTGACGGCCGCGCTCGCCGACGCCGTCCGTGAGCTGCGCCCCGACGCCGTGGTCGGTGTCGAGGCGCGTGGCTTCATCTTCGGCGCGCCCCTGGCGCTCGAGCTCGGCGTCGGCTTCGTGCCGGTGCGCAAGGAGGGCAAGCTGCCCGCCGACACGCACCGCGCCACCTACGCGCTCGAGTACGGCGAGGCGACCGTGGAGATCCACACCGACGCGCTGGCGCCCGGCGCCCGCGTCGTCGTGGTCGACGACGTCCTGGCCACCGGCGGCACGCTGCGCGCGGCCGCCGAGCTGGTGCAGACCTGCGGGGCCCAGGTCGTGGGCAACGCCGTGGTCCTGGAGATCGGGGCGCTCGCAGGCCGCGAGCGGCTCGCGGACGTCCCGCTCGTGAGCCTGCGCCGCTACTGA
- the secF gene encoding protein translocase subunit SecF: MGRLSSFGQHLYTGRVSVDFVGRRRLWYAISVVILLASTLGFVVQGFNLGIEFKGGVELTAKVQQADTATADRLTRAIDEAGVPEAGDPIVTTSGQDTIRIDVRALTQDQTATLEKALTDAGATEVSQNLIGPSWGKQVASKALTGLLVFLVVVVVFIAAYFRDWRMSLAAVVALAHDVLITAGVYAWSGFEVTPATVTGFLTILGYSLYDTVVVYDKVRENTHGVLASNRRTYAEQANLAVNQTLVRSINTSVTALLPVLALLVVGVGVLGSGPLKDLALALFIGMAAGTYSSICIATPLAVQLRERDPAVKAHTKRVLARRAKDAQVAAEQAAADDADPVAAGEQGAAVRGPGERRQPSRPPRSARKGGTGSSGR, encoded by the coding sequence ATGGGACGTCTCAGCAGCTTCGGCCAGCACCTCTACACCGGCCGCGTCTCGGTCGACTTCGTCGGCCGCCGCCGGCTCTGGTACGCGATCTCCGTCGTGATCCTCCTGGCCTCCACGCTCGGCTTCGTCGTGCAGGGCTTCAACCTGGGCATCGAGTTCAAGGGCGGTGTCGAGCTCACCGCCAAGGTGCAGCAGGCCGACACCGCGACCGCCGACCGGCTCACGCGCGCCATCGACGAGGCCGGTGTCCCGGAGGCGGGTGACCCGATCGTCACCACGTCGGGACAGGACACGATCCGCATCGACGTGCGTGCCCTGACGCAGGACCAGACCGCCACGCTCGAGAAGGCGCTCACCGACGCCGGCGCGACCGAGGTGAGCCAGAACCTCATCGGCCCGTCGTGGGGCAAGCAGGTGGCCAGCAAGGCCCTCACCGGCCTGCTCGTGTTCCTCGTGGTCGTCGTCGTGTTCATCGCCGCCTACTTCCGCGACTGGCGGATGTCGCTCGCGGCCGTCGTCGCGCTCGCGCACGACGTGCTCATCACCGCCGGTGTGTACGCGTGGTCGGGCTTCGAGGTGACGCCCGCGACCGTCACGGGCTTCCTGACCATCCTCGGCTACTCGCTCTACGACACCGTCGTCGTCTACGACAAGGTGCGCGAGAACACGCACGGGGTGCTGGCCTCGAACCGCCGCACGTACGCCGAGCAGGCCAACCTGGCGGTCAACCAGACCCTCGTGCGGTCCATCAACACCTCGGTCACGGCCCTGCTGCCGGTGCTCGCGCTGCTCGTGGTCGGCGTGGGCGTGCTCGGGTCGGGCCCGCTCAAGGACCTCGCCCTGGCCCTCTTCATCGGCATGGCGGCCGGCACCTACTCCTCGATCTGCATCGCGACGCCGCTCGCGGTCCAGCTCCGCGAGCGCGACCCCGCCGTCAAGGCGCACACGAAGCGGGTGCTCGCGCGACGGGCCAAGGACGCCCAGGTCGCGGCCGAGCAGGCGGCTGCCGACGACGCCGATCCGGTGGCGGCGGGGGAGCAGGGCGCCGCTGTCCGCGGCCCCGGCGAGCGTCGCCAGCCGTCCCGTCCGCCGCGTTCGGCGCGCAAGGGCGGCACCGGGTCCAGCGGACGGTGA
- the secD gene encoding protein translocase subunit SecD, whose amino-acid sequence MARPAPRPGTPRPRRTLLLFLALVVALYGLLVGVDLKHDDGAVWKPRLGLDLQGGTRITLQAEASSGDVTPEKLREARDIIDQRVNATGVSEAEVTTQGGNQVIIEIPGERRGNIVDQVGKTAQLRFRLVWAAAQGATGQPLDDAARAKAEKAVADVDWTKLSLDQMIAAETDSPATLPKQYSDGVAALQQLAAGFQCSPDGNQVEDVPSRPLVTCDPTNGQVFVLSPSVIEGSQVKKAEQVYDSQRSQWVVSIAMRDAGSKVFDAVTTALTPQQKSFAIVLDGEVLSAPTSQAVIRNGQSQIQGSFTSTSSKALANQLTYGALPLTFKVNGVSVEGPSLAGSQLQAGLLAGGVGLVLVMGYLLLYYRGLGLVAIGSLLMAAAVSYAMVLLLGQSLGFTLTLPGIAGLIVAIGITADSFIVLFERIRDEVRDGKSLRLAVESGWDRARRTILAADGVSLLAAVILFIFAIGVVRGFAFALGLTTIIDVIVVFLFTKPLMSLLASTTFFGKGHKLSGFDAAHLGIGERAVDQSGPARARTGGRA is encoded by the coding sequence ATGGCCAGACCTGCGCCCCGACCCGGGACCCCGCGTCCTCGTCGCACCCTCCTGCTGTTCCTCGCGCTGGTCGTGGCGCTCTACGGCCTGCTCGTCGGCGTCGACCTGAAGCACGACGACGGCGCCGTCTGGAAGCCGCGTCTCGGCCTCGACCTGCAGGGCGGCACCCGCATCACCCTGCAGGCCGAGGCCTCCTCGGGCGACGTGACGCCGGAGAAGCTGCGCGAGGCGCGCGACATCATCGACCAGCGCGTCAACGCCACGGGCGTGTCGGAGGCGGAGGTCACCACCCAGGGCGGCAACCAGGTCATCATCGAGATCCCTGGTGAGCGCCGCGGCAACATCGTCGACCAGGTCGGCAAGACCGCCCAGCTGCGCTTCCGGCTCGTGTGGGCCGCGGCCCAGGGCGCCACCGGCCAGCCGCTCGACGACGCCGCGCGCGCGAAGGCCGAGAAGGCCGTGGCCGACGTCGACTGGACGAAGCTCTCGCTCGACCAGATGATCGCCGCCGAGACCGACTCGCCGGCCACGCTGCCGAAGCAGTACTCCGACGGCGTCGCCGCGCTGCAGCAGCTGGCCGCCGGGTTCCAGTGCTCGCCGGACGGCAACCAGGTCGAGGACGTGCCGAGCCGGCCGCTCGTCACCTGCGACCCAACCAACGGGCAGGTCTTCGTCCTCAGTCCCTCGGTGATCGAGGGCTCGCAGGTCAAGAAGGCCGAGCAGGTCTACGACAGCCAGCGGTCTCAGTGGGTCGTCTCCATCGCCATGCGCGACGCCGGCTCCAAGGTCTTCGACGCCGTCACCACCGCGCTCACCCCGCAGCAGAAGAGCTTCGCGATCGTCCTCGACGGCGAGGTGCTCAGCGCGCCCACGTCGCAGGCGGTCATCCGCAACGGGCAGTCCCAGATCCAAGGCAGCTTCACCTCGACGTCGTCCAAGGCGCTCGCCAACCAGCTCACCTACGGCGCGCTGCCCCTGACCTTCAAGGTCAACGGCGTCTCCGTGGAGGGTCCGTCGCTCGCGGGCAGCCAGCTGCAGGCCGGGCTGCTCGCCGGCGGCGTCGGCCTCGTGCTCGTCATGGGCTACCTGCTGCTCTACTACCGGGGGCTCGGCCTCGTGGCAATCGGCTCGCTGCTCATGGCCGCCGCCGTCAGCTACGCCATGGTCCTGCTGCTCGGGCAGTCGCTCGGCTTCACGCTGACGCTGCCCGGCATCGCCGGCCTGATCGTCGCGATCGGCATCACCGCCGACTCCTTCATCGTCCTCTTCGAACGCATCCGTGACGAGGTGCGCGACGGCAAGTCGTTGCGCCTGGCGGTCGAGTCGGGGTGGGACCGCGCCCGGCGCACCATCCTGGCGGCCGACGGCGTCTCGCTGCTCGCCGCGGTGATCCTGTTCATCTTCGCGATCGGCGTGGTGCGCGGGTTCGCGTTCGCGCTCGGCCTGACGACGATCATCGACGTCATCGTCGTGTTCCTGTTCACCAAGCCGCTGATGTCGCTGCTCGCCAGCACGACGTTCTTCGGCAAGGGGCACAAGCTCTCCGGCTTCGACGCCGCCCACCTCGGCATCGGTGAGCGTGCCGTCGACCAGTCCGGCCCCGCCCGGGCCCGCACGGGAGGACGCGCCTGA
- the yajC gene encoding preprotein translocase subunit YajC, giving the protein MTDLYSLLPIVLLLVIFYLLVMRPARARQKDYQNTQAALEPGRRVMLASGIYGELVSLGDVEAELRIAPDTVITVNRQAVAKVADPSPTPEPESPND; this is encoded by the coding sequence GTGACCGACCTCTACAGCCTCCTGCCGATCGTCCTGCTGCTCGTGATCTTCTACCTGCTGGTCATGCGACCGGCGCGGGCGCGGCAGAAGGACTACCAGAACACCCAGGCCGCCCTCGAGCCCGGCCGTCGTGTCATGCTCGCCAGCGGCATCTACGGCGAGCTCGTCTCCCTCGGCGACGTCGAGGCAGAGCTGCGCATCGCCCCGGACACCGTGATCACCGTCAACCGCCAGGCCGTCGCGAAGGTCGCCGACCCGAGCCCGACCCCCGAACCCGAGAGCCCGAACGACTGA
- the ruvB gene encoding Holliday junction branch migration DNA helicase RuvB: MHDEYRDSFTDLDAVLAEATPDDRAFDAALRPRTLEELVGQERVREQLSLVLEAAQQRGRTPDHVLLSGPPGLGKTTIAMIIAHQLGAHLRLTSGPAIQHAGDLAAILSGVDEGDVLFIDEIHRMSRPAEELLYMAMEDFRVDVVVGKGPGATAIPLEIPPFTVVGATTRAGLLPGPLRDRFGFTAQLDYYEAAELQRIVERSARLLDLTISDDGAREIASRSRGTPRIANRLLRRVRDYAQVRGDGTVGHPEARKALALYEVDDLGLDRLDRAVLQALCGSFGGGPVGISTLAVAVGEERETVEELAEPFLVRLGFLARTPRGRIATPAAWRHLGLAAPADPAQLPLDDA, translated from the coding sequence GTGCACGACGAGTACCGCGACTCCTTCACCGACCTCGACGCCGTCCTCGCCGAGGCCACCCCCGACGACCGCGCCTTCGACGCCGCCCTGCGCCCACGCACCCTCGAGGAGCTGGTCGGGCAGGAGCGGGTCCGCGAGCAGCTCTCCCTCGTGCTCGAGGCAGCGCAGCAGCGAGGCCGCACGCCCGACCACGTCCTGCTCTCCGGTCCTCCCGGCCTGGGCAAGACCACGATCGCGATGATCATCGCCCACCAGCTCGGCGCGCACCTGCGGCTCACCAGCGGTCCCGCCATCCAGCACGCCGGCGACCTCGCCGCCATCTTGTCCGGTGTCGACGAGGGCGACGTCCTCTTCATCGACGAGATCCACCGCATGTCACGGCCCGCCGAGGAGCTGCTGTACATGGCGATGGAGGACTTCCGGGTCGACGTCGTCGTCGGCAAGGGCCCGGGGGCGACGGCGATCCCGCTCGAGATCCCGCCGTTCACCGTCGTCGGCGCCACCACACGCGCCGGGCTCCTGCCCGGACCGCTGCGCGACCGGTTCGGCTTCACCGCGCAGCTCGACTACTACGAGGCCGCCGAGCTGCAACGGATCGTCGAACGGTCGGCCCGGCTGCTCGACCTCACCATCTCCGACGACGGCGCCCGCGAGATCGCCTCCCGTTCTCGGGGCACCCCGCGCATCGCCAACCGGCTGCTGCGGCGCGTCCGCGACTACGCCCAGGTCCGCGGCGACGGCACCGTCGGACACCCCGAGGCCCGCAAGGCCCTCGCCCTGTACGAGGTCGACGACCTCGGACTCGACCGGCTCGACCGCGCTGTGCTGCAGGCGCTCTGCGGCAGCTTCGGCGGGGGACCGGTCGGCATCAGCACCCTCGCCGTCGCCGTCGGCGAGGAGCGCGAGACCGTCGAGGAGCTCGCCGAGCCGTTCCTCGTCCGGCTCGGCTTCCTGGCGCGCACGCCGCGCGGTCGCATCGCGACCCCTGCCGCGTGGCGTCACCTCGGGCTCGCCGCGCCGGCCGACCCGGCGCAGCTCCCGCTCGACGACGCCTAG
- the ruvA gene encoding Holliday junction branch migration protein RuvA, whose amino-acid sequence MIAHVRGQVAALSLDSAVIDVGGLGHLVHCTPGTIARLRLGEQAQLATTLVVREDSLTLYGFADADERDMFLLVQTASGIGPKVALAMLAVLAPDRLRRAIAESDHAVLTSVPGIGRKGAERIVVELKDRVGPAPVATSGGTGGDGEPWRAQVLEALQSLGWSARDAERAIDAVADSAGDEPDVGQLLRLALRSLSKA is encoded by the coding sequence GTGATCGCCCACGTCCGCGGCCAGGTGGCCGCCCTCTCGCTCGACTCCGCCGTCATCGACGTGGGCGGCCTCGGCCACCTCGTGCACTGCACGCCCGGCACCATCGCCCGGCTGCGGCTGGGGGAGCAGGCCCAGCTCGCCACCACCTTGGTCGTCCGCGAGGACTCCCTGACCCTCTACGGGTTCGCCGACGCCGACGAGCGCGACATGTTCCTGCTGGTGCAGACCGCCAGCGGCATCGGGCCCAAGGTCGCCCTCGCGATGCTCGCCGTCCTCGCGCCCGACCGGCTGCGTCGCGCCATCGCCGAGTCCGACCACGCGGTGCTCACGTCGGTGCCCGGCATCGGCCGCAAGGGCGCCGAGCGGATCGTCGTCGAACTCAAGGACCGCGTCGGCCCCGCACCCGTCGCGACGTCCGGCGGCACCGGTGGCGACGGCGAGCCGTGGCGGGCCCAGGTGCTCGAGGCGCTGCAGAGCCTCGGCTGGTCCGCGCGCGACGCCGAGCGCGCCATCGACGCCGTGGCCGACTCCGCCGGCGACGAGCCCGACGTCGGGCAGCTGCTGCGCCTCGCCCTCCGATCCCTGTCCAAGGCGTGA
- a CDS encoding crossover junction endodeoxyribonuclease RuvC, translating into MRSPTRVLAVDPGLTRLGLGVVQGSVGRPLEMVHVDVLRTPADLDTARRLHRLEQGLEEAVRLHRPHVVAVERVFSQNNVSTVMGTAQASAVAMLVAARHGVDVKLHTPSEVKAAVTGSGRADKAQVAAMVVRLLRLAEAPKPVDATDALALAICQIWRGGAQNRLQQAHAAAQRKESLR; encoded by the coding sequence ATGCGTTCCCCCACGCGCGTGCTCGCGGTCGATCCCGGGCTGACGCGGCTCGGTCTCGGTGTCGTGCAGGGCTCGGTCGGTCGGCCGCTGGAGATGGTGCACGTCGACGTGCTGCGCACGCCGGCCGACCTCGACACCGCTCGGCGTCTGCACCGGCTGGAGCAGGGGCTGGAGGAGGCAGTGCGGCTGCACCGGCCGCACGTGGTGGCCGTGGAGCGGGTGTTCAGCCAGAACAACGTCAGCACCGTCATGGGCACCGCGCAGGCGAGCGCGGTCGCGATGCTCGTGGCGGCGCGGCACGGTGTCGACGTCAAGCTGCACACGCCCAGCGAGGTCAAGGCGGCCGTCACGGGCAGCGGGCGCGCCGACAAGGCGCAGGTGGCGGCCATGGTGGTGCGGCTGCTGCGTCTCGCGGAGGCACCCAAGCCGGTCGACGCCACCGACGCGCTCGCCCTGGCCATCTGCCAGATCTGGCGTGGCGGCGCGCAGAACCGTCTGCAGCAGGCCCACGCCGCTGCCCAGCGCAAGGAGTCCCTCCGGTGA
- a CDS encoding YebC/PmpR family DNA-binding transcriptional regulator — MSGHSKWATTKHKKAAIDAKRGKMFAKLIKTIEVAARTGGPDPDGNPTLYDAIQKAKKSSVPNDNIDRAVKRGGGIGGDVVDYTTIMYEVYGPSGVALLVECLTDNKNRAAMEVRTAVSRNGGTLADPGSVAYLFHRKGVVQVPAQDTTEDDILLAVLDAGAEEVKDHGESFEVISEASDLVAVRSALQDAGLDYDSAEASFVPSVEVPVDVDGAKKVIKLVDALEDLDDVQNVFSNVDISDDVLAELDED, encoded by the coding sequence ATGTCAGGCCACTCCAAGTGGGCGACGACCAAGCACAAGAAGGCCGCCATCGACGCCAAGCGCGGCAAGATGTTCGCCAAGCTGATCAAGACCATCGAGGTGGCGGCGCGTACCGGCGGGCCCGACCCCGACGGCAACCCGACCCTGTACGACGCCATCCAGAAGGCGAAGAAGTCGTCGGTCCCGAACGACAACATCGACCGTGCGGTCAAGCGCGGCGGCGGCATCGGCGGCGACGTGGTCGACTACACCACGATCATGTACGAGGTGTACGGGCCGAGCGGCGTCGCGCTCCTGGTGGAGTGCCTCACCGACAACAAGAACCGGGCCGCGATGGAGGTGCGCACCGCCGTGTCGCGCAACGGCGGGACGCTCGCCGACCCCGGCTCCGTCGCCTACCTGTTCCACCGCAAGGGTGTCGTGCAGGTGCCCGCGCAGGACACCACCGAGGACGACATCCTGCTGGCCGTGCTCGACGCCGGCGCCGAGGAGGTCAAGGACCACGGCGAGAGCTTCGAGGTGATCAGCGAGGCCTCCGACCTGGTCGCCGTCCGCTCCGCCCTCCAGGACGCCGGCCTCGACTACGACTCCGCCGAGGCCTCCTTCGTCCCCTCGGTCGAGGTGCCCGTCGACGTCGACGGCGCCAAGAAGGTCATCAAGCTCGTCGACGCCCTCGAGGACCTCGACGACGTCCAGAACGTCTTCTCCAACGTCGACATCAGCGACGACGTGCTCGCGGAGCTCGACGAGGACTGA
- the pdxT gene encoding pyridoxal 5'-phosphate synthase glutaminase subunit PdxT has product MTSPTIGVFALQGDVREHVQALQALGADVVAVRREEELDRVDGLVIPGGESTTMIKLADVFGVADAFRRRISEGLPTFGTCAGMIMLADRIVDGADGQTTFGGLDVTVRRNAFGRQVDSFEAQVPFTTFPDPVHAVFIRAPWVEQVGPDVEVLASVPVVLDAATDDDDERADRIVAVRQGALLATSFHPEVGDDLRLHRLFLDLVDM; this is encoded by the coding sequence GTGACCTCCCCGACCATCGGCGTCTTCGCCCTCCAGGGCGACGTCCGCGAGCACGTGCAGGCCCTCCAGGCGCTGGGGGCGGACGTCGTCGCCGTGCGCCGCGAGGAGGAGCTCGACCGGGTCGACGGCCTCGTGATCCCGGGCGGTGAGTCGACCACGATGATCAAGCTGGCCGACGTGTTCGGCGTGGCCGACGCGTTCCGCCGCCGGATCTCCGAGGGGCTGCCGACGTTCGGCACGTGCGCGGGCATGATCATGCTCGCCGACCGCATCGTCGACGGCGCCGACGGCCAGACCACGTTCGGCGGGCTCGACGTCACCGTCCGCCGCAACGCGTTCGGTCGCCAAGTCGACTCCTTCGAGGCGCAGGTGCCGTTCACGACCTTCCCGGACCCCGTCCACGCCGTGTTCATCCGGGCGCCGTGGGTGGAGCAGGTCGGGCCCGACGTCGAGGTGCTCGCCAGCGTCCCGGTCGTGCTGGACGCGGCGACGGACGACGACGACGAGCGAGCCGATAGGATCGTCGCGGTCCGGCAGGGTGCCCTGCTCGCGACGTCGTTCCACCCGGAGGTGGGGGACGACCTCCGCCTGCACCGCCTGTTCCTGGACCTCGTGGACATGTAG
- the pdxS gene encoding pyridoxal 5'-phosphate synthase lyase subunit PdxS encodes MSTPQTSPTPDGTSTPSVGTARVKRGMAEMLKGGVIMDVVDADQARIAEDAGAVAVMALERVPADIRAQGGVARMSDPDLIDGIIEAVSIPVMAKARIGHFAEAQVLQSLGVDYIDESEVLTPSDYANHIDKWAFNVPFVCGATNLGEALRRLTEGAAFIRSKGEAGTGDVSNAVTHIRKITGEIRRLQSLREDELYVAAKELQAPFELVKEVAELGKLPVTLFTAGGIATPADAALVMQLGSEGVFVGSGIFKSGNPQQRAEAIVKATTFYDDPDVVAKVSRGLGEAMVGINVDDIPEPHRLAERGW; translated from the coding sequence GTGAGCACCCCGCAGACCTCCCCGACCCCCGACGGCACCAGCACCCCCAGCGTCGGCACGGCCCGCGTCAAGCGCGGCATGGCCGAGATGCTGAAGGGCGGCGTCATCATGGACGTCGTCGACGCCGACCAGGCGCGCATCGCCGAGGACGCCGGCGCCGTGGCCGTCATGGCGCTCGAGCGCGTCCCGGCCGACATCCGTGCCCAGGGCGGCGTCGCGCGCATGAGCGACCCCGACCTCATCGACGGCATCATCGAGGCCGTCTCGATCCCGGTCATGGCGAAGGCGCGCATCGGCCACTTTGCCGAGGCGCAGGTGCTCCAGAGCCTCGGCGTCGACTACATCGACGAGTCCGAGGTCCTCACCCCGTCGGACTACGCCAACCACATCGACAAGTGGGCCTTCAACGTCCCGTTCGTGTGCGGTGCGACCAACCTCGGCGAGGCGCTGCGCCGGCTCACCGAGGGTGCGGCGTTCATCCGCTCCAAGGGCGAGGCCGGCACCGGTGACGTGTCGAACGCCGTCACGCACATCCGCAAGATCACCGGCGAGATCCGCCGCCTGCAGTCGCTGCGCGAGGACGAGCTGTACGTCGCGGCGAAGGAGCTGCAGGCGCCCTTCGAGCTGGTCAAGGAGGTCGCCGAGCTCGGCAAGCTGCCCGTCACCCTGTTCACCGCCGGCGGCATCGCCACGCCCGCCGACGCCGCGCTCGTGATGCAGCTCGGCTCGGAGGGCGTGTTCGTCGGCTCGGGCATCTTCAAGTCCGGCAACCCGCAGCAGCGCGCCGAGGCCATCGTCAAGGCCACGACGTTCTACGACGACCCCGACGTGGTCGCCAAGGTCTCCCGCGGCCTCGGGGAGGCGATGGTCGGCATCAACGTCGACGACATCCCCGAGCCGCACCGCCTCGCCGAGCGCGGCTGGTGA
- a CDS encoding FAD-dependent oxidoreductase, with the protein MPHVVTQACCGDAACAFACPVNCIHPTPDEPDFATSDMVYIDPQACVDCGACVRACPVGAIKPASRLTPDEQVFVELNALFHVGSDVGNGLESRTRPAQAPVPPVVRLPPERRLDVAVVGAGPAALYAADELLKQRGVRVTVVDRLPTPHGLVRAGVAPDHQHTKAITDLFARIEAQPGFSYALGLEVGVDVTHEQLLQRHDAVVYATGASADRRLGIPGEDLPGNTTATAVVAWYNGHPDHVDIPIDLDAERTVVVGNGNVALDVARVLLSDPAELARTDIADHALEALRTSRLRCVELVARRGPAQAAFTVPELVGLLHHPDVDVVVPQRDLLDGDDVKSRLLREGTTAEPVAGRRHVLLRFLAAPVEVLGEGAVTGVRLTRTRLETDVDGTVRAVPTGELDDVATASVLRSVGYRSTPVPGVPFDPVAHRIPNVGGRVLDAPDGALLPRTYVVGWAKRGPTGFIGTNKSCSLETVNHLLADVALGRLDPESASVPPGRSGRVQDLAGLDLDAWRRLDAHERATGREQGRPRRKVVDRARMLDVVNGAASAR; encoded by the coding sequence GTGCCGCACGTCGTCACCCAGGCGTGCTGCGGCGACGCCGCCTGCGCCTTCGCCTGCCCGGTCAACTGCATCCACCCGACGCCCGACGAGCCCGACTTCGCCACGTCGGACATGGTCTACATCGACCCGCAGGCCTGCGTCGACTGCGGCGCGTGCGTCCGGGCGTGCCCCGTCGGCGCGATCAAGCCAGCGTCGCGGCTCACTCCCGACGAGCAGGTCTTCGTCGAGCTGAACGCGTTGTTCCACGTCGGGTCCGACGTCGGCAACGGGCTCGAGTCGCGCACCCGTCCGGCGCAGGCGCCCGTGCCGCCGGTCGTCCGGCTGCCGCCGGAACGCCGGCTCGACGTCGCCGTGGTCGGCGCGGGGCCCGCTGCGCTGTACGCCGCCGACGAGCTGCTGAAGCAGCGTGGTGTGCGGGTGACGGTCGTCGACCGGCTCCCCACGCCACACGGTCTCGTGCGCGCCGGCGTCGCGCCCGACCACCAGCACACGAAGGCCATCACCGACCTCTTCGCGCGCATCGAGGCGCAGCCCGGCTTCTCCTACGCGCTCGGGCTCGAGGTGGGCGTCGACGTCACCCACGAGCAGCTCCTGCAGCGCCACGACGCAGTCGTCTACGCCACGGGCGCGTCCGCCGACCGTCGCCTCGGGATCCCGGGGGAGGACCTGCCGGGCAACACCACCGCGACGGCCGTCGTCGCCTGGTACAACGGCCACCCCGACCACGTGGACATCCCGATCGACCTCGACGCCGAACGCACCGTGGTCGTCGGCAACGGGAACGTCGCCCTCGACGTCGCCCGCGTGCTCCTCAGCGACCCCGCGGAGCTGGCCCGCACCGACATCGCCGACCACGCCCTCGAGGCCCTGCGGACCAGCCGGCTGCGCTGCGTCGAGCTGGTCGCCCGACGCGGACCCGCCCAGGCGGCGTTCACCGTGCCCGAGCTCGTCGGGCTGCTGCACCACCCCGACGTCGACGTCGTCGTGCCGCAGCGCGACCTGCTCGACGGCGACGACGTGAAGAGCCGGCTGCTGCGCGAGGGCACCACGGCCGAACCGGTCGCGGGACGCCGCCACGTGCTCCTGCGCTTCCTCGCCGCCCCGGTCGAGGTGCTGGGGGAGGGTGCGGTCACGGGGGTGCGCCTCACCCGCACCCGCCTGGAGACCGACGTCGACGGCACCGTCCGCGCCGTGCCCACCGGCGAGCTCGACGACGTCGCCACCGCGTCGGTCCTGCGTTCGGTCGGCTACCGCTCGACGCCCGTGCCCGGGGTGCCGTTCGACCCGGTGGCGCACCGCATCCCGAACGTCGGCGGGCGCGTGCTCGACGCTCCCGACGGGGCGCTCCTGCCGCGCACCTACGTCGTCGGGTGGGCCAAGCGCGGCCCGACCGGCTTCATCGGCACCAACAAGTCGTGCTCGTTGGAGACTGTCAACCACCTCCTCGCCGACGTCGCGCTGGGCCGGCTCGACCCCGAGTCGGCTTCCGTGCCTCCTGGGCGGTCCGGCCGCGTGCAGGACCTCGCGGGGCTCGACCTGGACGCCTGGCGACGCCTCGACGCGCACGAGCGCGCCACCGGACGCGAGCAGGGCCGTCCGCGTCGCAAGGTCGTCGACCGGGCACGGATGCTGGACGTCGTGAACGGCGCCGCGAGCGCTCGATAG